The following DNA comes from Candidatus Nitrosotalea okcheonensis.
AATGGATAAAAAACACTGCAAAATATTGGGTTAATGGCGATGTAGGTGATGCAGATTTTCTAAACGCAATACAATATCTTGTGCAAAAAGGAATAATCCAAGTAAATATTCCGGTAAAAGAAGTCTCTGCAACAAATGGAGCACCGAGTGATAATGATCGTGTCACATCATTTGTAGTTCGTTTTGTTAACATTGCCAATGCTCCACGAGATCTTCCTACTATGATCACAATAAACACATTTCAAAGAATATATGAATTTGGTCAAACATCTTCAGGATATAGCAATGTCGGTACCCAAACAACTGTAAAAACAAATCCACAATTTCAACTATATGACCTACCAAGTAAAGACAAATCTCAATTTTATGAATTATTGAACAGCGCATTATCTACAGGACAAAATGTTCAGAATAACGCACAAACAACATTTGATGTCCTAATTGATTTGTATACTGGCGATGGAACCTTATTGCATACATTAGAATATGACAAATGTACAGTTGTGACATTTTTTGTGAATACTAATGCTGACAAAAATGATTACAGGATGAGTCCAACCAGCCAAGATGCAGAAGATAGAGAAGCTACTAATTTTAACTGTCAAGGATATCATTTAGATTTACCAAACAAAACAACAAATCCATAGACCCAATTTCACAAAGTCATCTACTGTGTAAATAAAAAATTAAGGTAAGGAGTTTTGTAGCTACTCCAATTAGCTTACTGCACATTTTCTGTCAAATTTTACTTACAAAATATCCCGGACTCGTACTCACTGTCAGCAAGAGAACCCCGGGCCCGAACTTATGACTGGAAAATTATCCTCGTATTTTAGCTGGTTTGTAATTAAACGGTAAACATATATCATTTCGTATATATACGAATTGGTATATCTAATTATTTCACGTTTGTAATCTTAGGTATTCTAAAATTATCTTGTCTCTTATCTTGATTGCCCCCCCTGCCTGTGTTATCAGGTCAGCAGTCAGCAACGAGGGTATGTATCTGGAAATTATATTCATGGGAATGCCAGTCTTTTTAGCTAATTCCGAGAACGAATGGCCATTATCACTATCAGATAAAGCACTCAAAATGGTTTTGAGTATTGGGCCGCCTGTAGCAATTTTTAGGTCTTCTGATAATACATATTCGGTATATAGTCGCAACGTGCCAAGAGGATCTGTCAGTAAACGATTCAAAGTCTCTGCAACTTTTTCTCCCTTGTTCCACCCTTCAGCAATTGCCATTAAATAAAACGGCTGGCCTCCGACAAGTTGATATGCTGTCTTTGCAATGTTGTCGTTTTCTCCTAATTTTCTTGCCTTCAAATATTTGTTGAACAGTTTTATAGAATTAATTTCATTCATCTCGCTTATTACTTGCCTCTCAAAGTGTACAAAAAGTGGAGATTCCCCACTTCCAAGTATTGATTCCAGCATGTGTACTCTAGACCCACTTATTATGAAAGATACATTTTTGCCGCGTTCTTGGATGATGCTTCTAAATAAACTGAATATATTTTTAAGACCTGGATATCTGTTAAGCTCTTCGAATTCTTGAAACTCATCTAGTATTACCACAAATTTCAGATTGCTGTGTTTTGCAAATGCTGTAGGCGTTTGAAAAACTGATAAAAAGAAAGTGCTATAATCTGCAACCTTGTCGCCAAATTCTATTTTTGGTGTAATTGTACCGTCAGATCTTATATCGCTACCTATTGATTTGATTTTCATCGATGTTATGGCAGATGTAATTTTTGTAACTACTGAGGAAAGTTTACCTGCTTTGACTGTTATTTTTTCTAAAGCACCAAGTTTATCAGCATAGGAATCAAAAATTTCCTTTTCTAGTTTGTTGAGAAAAATCTTTGGATCTCCAATGTTCTTCTTGACATCAAAATACACAACTACGAATCTCTTGTTCTTGGAAAGAATAGTTTTAACTTTTAGGAGAATGGATGTCTTTCCTATTCTTCTGTGTCCTATGGTTGCAATGTTGTAATTAATTGATGTTGATCTCATTTTAGAAACTAGATACTTTACCTCGTCTTCCCTGTCCACTAGGTCTTCTGAAGGAGCAGGTTTGCCTACGTGAAATTTTGTCATATGTGTTGTACTATATACGAACTCGTATATATACAATTTGGTATATGAAAACTTGCATTAATCTAGACAATAATGGTAGATCAGCAGGTAAATCAAGCCGCATACTTTCTGAAAATAATGTACTGATTTCATCTAAGGAACTAAACTGATTGAACAATTCTCCCAGTGGTCTTACTAGAACCGAATCAATACTGAGAAACTAGAAGAATTCTACAACCAGTTTTTTAAGAAATGTACCCACAGTAGCATCCGATTCGATCCTCTCTTTACACATTAGCAATAATTTTTGGTGGTGAGACCTATGTCAATGGTCATACAAAATGCTCTTATGACATAAAAAGATGATTCACTTGTAGCTGCAAAACGATTAGCAAATCATTTTCAAGTGTACCGGATCATCTTTTTATAGAAGATTCTTCTATGTAAGTCAAAGATTTGCCCACTTTTGCAACAAATTTTGGATACAGGAAAGCCTCTGAAAATACACTTTCAGTCATGGAAACCAAAATGTCATATCGAGACGTACAACAAATTCCTGTCCTGTATGGGGATAAGATCATGGTAGTCTTCAAAGATTGTTACATAAGAAAAAAACAAGGCTCAATTTTTCACGGTAATGATAACCATGTCAACGTAACGATTTCATTTCAAATGAAGACCGGAACCCAGTCATCTAATTTCTCATTTCCAGCTACGAGATTCTCTACAGGTGAAGTACCTATAAAAAATATAGTCATATTGCCACCAACCCCAATTCAGGACTACTTTTCATTGACTGTTAGTATGATATCAACATCAGAATTGAAGGCTATGGCGCAAAAAATCTCTCCAATAATGTCTAATGTAAGTGATATTGTGAAAAATATTCCAGGTGGGGCAGGTCCTCCTGTTACAGCTGTTGGCATAGCGGGCGATATTATAAATATAATAGTAGCATTGAGTCCTGAAGAATCTCTCATAAATAATCAGCGCTCCTACATAGTTGACAAAGTCAATTATCCAGAAAATAACAACATGGACTATTTCATGCTAGGAACGATGGATGTATACGAGGATGATAATAACAATGCCCGTTGGAAGGATGGAAAGTATGTCATCACAAATGAAGATGGCAAAGAAGAAGAAGCCACTAGAATAACACTTGAATTCATCCAATGTCCCAAATCGCCCAAAATCTCACCGTAGTTAGTTTTATACAAATTCGAAGATACTTGAATCAAAAAGTGGTTAAATCTATAAAATACACAAACAAATTCTTTATACTTGTGACAACTGCTAGTTCAAAAATCATGACCCAACTTTTGAATCACTAAAAGTTCCTAGATAGATCAACTTTAATTAAAAGTGCACTGTATTGATGCACAAGGCAAATCTGATGACTGAAGATGTTACATGGATTGATTTTCAAATTGTAGGTAAAAGTACATACCAACGCAATGAACCCATTGTTTTTTCAGGTGAACTGATCTCAACCATGGACGCACCAGTACATATTTACATTTACTACAAAGACTCGAATGGAGATTGGGAAGAACCGCCTTACACTCATAACATTCCAACTATTTTTGCATCTAAAGATGATCATACAAATAATCGTACATTCAATTCATCAATTCAATTGAATAACTTTTATCCTATTGGAAATTACAAATTAGAAGCTATGTATTCTGAAACATCATGTTCCATAGAACCAGAATTTGAGATTATTGCTTGAAATAATCTAAAATC
Coding sequences within:
- a CDS encoding AAA family ATPase codes for the protein MTKFHVGKPAPSEDLVDREDEVKYLVSKMRSTSINYNIATIGHRRIGKTSILLKVKTILSKNKRFVVVYFDVKKNIGDPKIFLNKLEKEIFDSYADKLGALEKITVKAGKLSSVVTKITSAITSMKIKSIGSDIRSDGTITPKIEFGDKVADYSTFFLSVFQTPTAFAKHSNLKFVVILDEFQEFEELNRYPGLKNIFSLFRSIIQERGKNVSFIISGSRVHMLESILGSGESPLFVHFERQVISEMNEINSIKLFNKYLKARKLGENDNIAKTAYQLVGGQPFYLMAIAEGWNKGEKVAETLNRLLTDPLGTLRLYTEYVLSEDLKIATGGPILKTILSALSDSDNGHSFSELAKKTGIPMNIISRYIPSLLTADLITQAGGAIKIRDKIILEYLRLQT